The nucleotide sequence AATCAGCCACTTCTGCCTCTTTTCCTCCTGTGATAACTACCCTCTCCCTCAGCTTGGAATTGTGAAGGCTGTAAACAGCAGTGATGTTTTTTGTGAAAGTGCAACAGGGGAGTTTGCTGAGGATACTTCTTTGTAGCAGTACCCTCTGAAAGGACCCTGTACTGGAGGGGTGAGAAGTGGCAGGCTGGGATGACCCCAGTCCCAGGCCGCTGCTCCCACTTCCTTATAAGGACAGGGCCCAGACAGGGCGGTGGCAAATTCCTGCCCTGAGTCGTGTAATGAGGAGGCTGGGCAGGCTTGCTGCAGGCGGAGAGGGTATGTAAATGGCCGTTACCACTCTGCTAAGGGTTGAGGAAGGCCAGGTCTTTATGTGAGACACCTGAGTTGGGAGGAAGGGACACTGGATCCCTCTCAGAGGGCTTGGGTTTACAGTGTTGTAAATATCTGATTTCCTCAGCATGATCAAAGTTGAATGGGCAGTGGGGACTGTGGAGGAGGGTTTGGGTTAACACCTGTGTGTCCCGTACTGATGTTTATCTGGATCCTCAGAGTTCAAGGAGGCCTTCCAGCTGTTTGACCGAACGGGGGATGGCAAGATCCTGTACAGTCAGTGTGGGGACGTGATGAGGGCCCTGGGCCAGAATCCCACCAACGCCGAGGTGCTCAAAGTCCTGGGGAACCCCAAGAGTGATGGTGAGGGTCCTTAAGAACAACTCCGCAGTGTGGTGGTGGGCCTGCAGTCTTCAGCTAATAGCTTCCTTTTATCTTCTTAGGCCCCAAACACGAGCGGGtcttgtctggcaaatcccaCAGATTTCTCCTGCCTGGAGTGGGAGCCCCTTAACCCTAGTCCTAAGAACACATATGACTTAGCTTCCACCTCCTTTTCGGCAGAGATGAACGTGAAGGTACTGGACTTTGAGCACTTCCTACCCATGCTGCAGACTGTGGCCAAGAACAAGGACCAGGGCACCTACGAGGACTATGTCGAAGGCCTTCGGGTGTTT is from Bubalus bubalis isolate 160015118507 breed Murrah chromosome 4, NDDB_SH_1, whole genome shotgun sequence and encodes:
- the MYL6 gene encoding myosin light polypeptide 6 isoform X1, giving the protein MCDFTEDQTAEFKEAFQLFDRTGDGKILYSQCGDVMRALGQNPTNAEVLKVLGNPKSDEMNVKVLDFEHFLPMLQTVAKNKDQGTYEDYVEGLRVFDKEGNGTVMGAEIRHVLVTLGEKMTEEEVEMLVAGHEDSNGCINYEELVRMVLNG
- the MYL6 gene encoding myosin light polypeptide 6 isoform X2, with product MCDFTEDQTAEFKEAFQLFDRTGDGKILYSQCGDVMRALGQNPTNAEVLKVLGNPKSDEMNVKVLDFEHFLPMLQTVAKNKDQGTYEDYVEGLRVFDKEGNGTVMGAEIRHVLVTLGEKMTEEEVEMLVAGHEDSNGCINYEAFVRHILSG